The genomic segment GGTTGGGATTGAAGAGGGTAAGGGAGGGGGACAATTAGACACGGCAATATCACTGCAGTTTAGTTTCACAATTCAAATATAACTTTTCCTTTGAGTTTTAATAGTAAATTTACCTGAATGGAGCTCTGTTCGTCATTAATGGTCACTCTCAAGGAACGTCTGCCATCATTTGTCTCCTGGTCGTTGTCATAATCCTGGAGCTGCCATTGGGGAGAAATAGTGAAAACAATCAGTATGGTGGAAAACATATATGCTGATCTAAACCGGAGATTACATTGTTTATTGTAATAGTTCCTATCAAATTTGCAGTTACTATTAAATTCCTTGTCTTCTTTTTGAGATTAAGTaacattaacaataattaatggACAAAAGGACTGACAAACGCTTGACCACAGATGAAAAGCGAATATAACAGCGACTATCTGATGACAGTTTGCAAAACATGCACATTTGCAATAGAACtgaaattaattatacaattttgGTAATGATAGTTTTATAGGGAATATACCTTAATTAAGCTCTGCTAATTACTAATGGTCGCTATCATGGAACGTCGGCTATCGGGTGTCACTGTCACTTTCTTCATGGTATCGCTAtcctgaaaatatgaaaatatttgaaacaattattacatgctgatttttttatttacattttatttacaaatttttttttcttttttttttttttttttttttttttggtgttttttttagtttttttgtttttttggtttttttttctttttttttttttttttttggtttttttttctttttttcataaaattttttAATACCCCAGAACATTTGAAGACTGCCAAGGTTGGGGCCTTGGGGTCAGcctttttaaatataaacagatgtcCCCTCGCAGGGGGGCTTTCATTCATCACACATTGACATTATAGACTTCTCTCTTTCtgtctttctttctctttctttcttctttctttcttctttctctctcttctttctttctttcttctttctttctttctttctttctttctctttctttctctttctttctataAACAGATGTCCCCTCGCAGGGGGGCTTTCATTCATCACACATTGACATAAGAGACATTCTCTCTTTCtgtctttctttctctttcttctttctttcttctttctctctttcttacttcctctttctctctttctttctttctctctttctttctttctttctttctctttctttctataAACAGATGTCCCCTCACAGGGGGGCTTTCATTCAACACACATTGACATTAGAgactttctttctttctttctttctttctctttctcttctttctttcctctttctctctttctttcttcctctttctatcttttctttctttctttctttctttctttctttctgttttctttcttgtttctttcttctttctttctctttctttctctttttctttctttctttctttctttctttctttcttttctatcttttcattttctttcttgtttctttcttctttctttcactttctctctttcttactttctttctttctttcatcatgtatttaaatacatgCTGCACTTTTATACTTCCTTTCACTCCTTttttacatacaatttaattcTACAACTTCCGTCTCTTCCTGTCGTCCTGGATTTAGATGGCATGTGGTGGAATTGGGAGGCTGAGCGAGGCGGGGCGGGACGGGtaattatttaaggatatcACATTTCCTTAAATGGGGCGGAGCAGGGTGGGGCGGGGAATGCGGGGAATTATCTAAGGATATCACATTTCCTTAAATGGGGCGGGGCGGGGGGTGGGGCGGGGAATGCCGGTAATTATCTAAGGATATCAAATTTCCTTAAATGGGGCGGGGCAGGGTGGGGCGGGGAATGCGGGGAATTATCTAAGGATATCACATTTCCTTAAATGGGGCGGGGCAGGGTGGGGCGGGGAATGCCGGTAATTATCTAAGGATATCACATTTCCTTAAATGGGGCGGGGCAGGGTGGGGCGGGGAATGCCGGTAATTATCTAAGGATATCAAATTTCCTTAACTGGGGTGGGGCAGGGCGGGGCGGATAATTATTTAAGGAAATCACATTTCCTTAAATGGGGCGGGTCGGGCGGGGCGGGGCGAGGCGGGGTGgggtatataattatttaaggatatcACAATACCTTAAGTGGGGTGGGGCGGGGGTGGGGCGAGGCAGGGGGTTGGAAGGGCAAATGAAACATTCATTGTATTTTAAATGACCACCATTTTAGTAGCaaactttgaacttcttctcaagttctatcaatacaattaagctaaaatatgtctgaaataatcctgacatggtcccaaccaagtgtacttaaaaacacattttgaatttcaaggATGGGCGCAAAAGTCACCATTTtgaaaaactttttatttatatctttcCCATGTTACTGGTGCCGAGATTGGCCGATGACCATTAATTAGGTTCCATTCAATTttggggtagttgccaggttCTGACCTCTGGTCAGCGATTTCTTTCCACCTTTGACCCTGGCATGTacataaatgaccctggctgttaataagacataaaaCTAATCGAATCAATTCTTTACACTGTTTTTGAACACGTCAACTGTGAGTGTACACAAAGTAGTTGTTAGAATGTTGAAGATAAATATGTGCTGTGTTTGTGCTAGGGCAGGGTAATGTGAGTATTGTTAGGGAgagggacaaaaaaaaaaaaaaacctattgaCTACTTTCTGTACACTTCAGTTGAGTCAAAATTTTAGCATTGAACACAAGTTGTACTGGGAACCATTGCATACACAATGTATGTACCTTAAATAACACCACAGTTGTATTACTGCATGTGTTCATTGTCCCTCAAAACCTTAAGTACcaattttttgtctttttttcagcaacgtacatgtataaattacaaccaatcagaggcctccgtaTATCACATTGGCGGCCGATCTATCCGAAAATATGGTCATGCTGTTCGGCATCCCTTTAAAACCCATTTACCAATTTATACCAGAAAGTGGaccctggcagccatcttggaattccTATCTCATAAACCCTTTATGCACACTCCCACGAGTATGCCTGTCAAGTTTCAAGTTTCTGGATAATCACTCCAAACCCTAACAGATAATGTTTACCTCAAACAACCTCATAGTTGTATCACTGCATGTGTCAAAGAGTGTACATTTTTGGGCGAGGGATTGGGGTTGGGACGATTATTGAGGGGTTACCACATCCTCAAGCAACATCAGTCCATGGACTTAACAAGGATATTACAGTACATCACATTACGTAATCCTTGTGCCAGGCTGGTGCCCTCCTCACACGGCCAGACCTACGGACGGACACAGGGGCTGGAGTGGGTGGTGTAGCTGGCTCATCGTCTGCAAGGCTAGGGCTATCCTCTCCTCTGCAGTCAAACGAAGCGGTGAAGTACACAACCTGCatttcagtaaacaaataaaggtGCATAATACACAATATTTGGTAGATATTCAAGTGAGAATCTGGCCTAAGCAATGATCAGATATGTTTATGTGCACATGGTTACTGATATCACTATTTGAATATGTAGACATGAAGGATAGggaaggcaaaacaaattatttttatttatttgcatatcccattgtataacaatacagatattttgtgatcccgagtttagaatatccctattcttcatgTAGCCCTACAGTACACTGTATATGAAAAGGTATCATTTCTATTGTACCTCGAttggtgatatttttatatataagaaaacCACGACTCAAaataaattctccaaacatgaaaattttgttatgttttaaacatGAATCCAACTGATTGTCTACTTTACAGTAATATCAGATTGGTgtcaaataaatctaattaaaatacagatccttataatcacTCCGTTACATAGCAATAGAGAAAATTCACTTCCCAGATTCTGGAAGCAGCAATTTGACTGGACAATTTGAATGGttaccagaacgtgacccctaatgggatgttgtcagatccttatCGAATGGagtgatacatgtaataaggatatgtattttaatcgtATTGGTCTGAAATTGGAGTTCTAATTGCACAGAGAAAACTATATATGTTAATGTACGTATGTGTACCCAGCCTGACCACATGATACATGATGTATGCTTTAAgatgacaccattatctgtctagaaGTCTTACGAGCTAAAATATTACTGTTAACAGAGAACTTTTTTCACAGTAGAGAATATCGTATTCTACACTTAGCGTTAAAATGTAACATCTTACCACGGCCTCCGACAGAGACAGACGTTGGCTAACCGCAACAGCAAGCGACGTTGCTGCTCGGCTCACCAGGCTCAGGCCACGGAAGGACACAGCCTACAAGAACAAGAGCAACAGAAgttcagtaaacaaataaacaacacacAATATTCTGCAATTATTTAAGTAAGAATCTGGTCGAACGAATTGATCAGGTATGTCATGTGGATAAGATTAATTGATATCAGTAAAATAAGACTAAGTGAATAGAGAAGTTGGGGATAATCTACCTTAGGgtcatattttaaatgtttacattaattaTCATGAATTATATTTTGTGATCCAGAGGGTAGAATATCACTATCATTCACATACTATACACAGTAGCTCGaaatactctggccctgacaccagacttagacattatgacagatagatgtctggtttagggccagagcgcactgctatatcaaaacatggaataagccgacactgtttggtatcgggccaggtcatctccgattcagactgaccaccgagaagcaccactataaccttagtctattcaacaaaCGAATAATttatatctacccaaatatagtaATTCGTCAAGATTAAAGGCGATTTGCATACTTTAAGAAAAATGGCGACGACAACAAGAAACTTGACTGTGTTGACACAAAAGAATGTGCATGTGTTATAaaatggatggctatgagtagataaattattcatttcaaagaccaaggtaagtggcgactcttggtggtaatattttgtaagcagtctgaatcggagatgacctggcccgttACCAAACAGTGTCATAaagtctaagtctggtgtcagggctagagtatctcaggctaatacacagatgaaagagtcatataattcTTCCTTTCCATATATGAAATGGTAGTTTTCTCTTATACCTGgatcaacagtacagacaccgacttgttattttcatttttctccaAGATAaccatgtgtgtgtatatatggtatgtaatacagtatacatatatataaaatgacaaaactatATACTTTAGAGAGCCAAACGCTTGTGGTCTGACATTTATGACCGCTAAAGATGATCAATATGGCACAATCTCTGGCGAAGTGATAAAAAAATGGTACACTTTCCGTCACATACAAAGCTGATTGATGACATAGACTGATACCCTTGTTATACGATTATATGcatcaatatttaaatatctctatttaattaaGGAAATCtctatttaaataaagatatccctattttaaacaagaggcccagagggcctgtatcgctcacctggttttttttatagtaattatcacaaagactctgacaattagaaaaattagcaaaattgactcccaaagtttaattttgaatcacatccatacaatgatgctattgataccatacaaatatgctatccaatacataggttcagagacaaagtaatttatatgaaaatagtagcctaattgacctttttgaccccgcatctattgccgtctaaggccccgggggtcagtcctatcatttgcacaatttggaatacccaccctataaggatgctaccattgcattatgggtgctatcccatgcttagctgcagagaagaagtcatttatatggaaatagccaaattgaccccttttgaccccacccttcaggccccccgggggtcagccccatcatttgtacaattttaaatccccaccctataacgatgctaccattgcattatgagtgctgtctcatgcttggtttcagagaagaagtcgtttatatggaaatagccaaattgaccccgcccctcaggcccccggggggtcagccctatcatttgtacaattttaaatccccaccctataacgatgctaccattgcattatgaatgctgtctcatgcttggtttcagagaagaagtcgtttatatggaaatagccaaattgaccccgcccctcaggcccccggggggtcagccctatcatttgtacaatgtttaatccccaccctataacgatactaccattgcattatgagtgctatctcatgcttggtttcagagaagaagtcgtttatatggaaatagccaaattgaccccttttgaccccgcccctcaggcccccggggggtcagccccatcatttgtacaattttgaattcccaccctataaggatgctaccattgcattatgggtgctatcccatgcttggtttcagagaagaagtcgtttatatggaaatagccaaattgaccccttttgaccccacccctcaggcccccgggaggtcagccccatcatttgtacaattttgaattcccaccctataaggatgctaccattgcattatgggtgctatcccatgcttggtttcagagaagaagtcgtttatatggaaatagccaaattgaccccttttgaccccgcccctcaggcccccggggggtcagccccatcatttgtacaattttgaatccccaccctataaggatgctaccattgcattatgggtgctatcccatgcttggtttcagagaagaagtcgtttatatggaaatagccaaattgaccccttttggccccgcccctcagccccctggggggtcagccccatcatttgtacaattttcagttagtagcccatgaggatgctaccagtcaaattttgttgaaatccgaccagcagttatggagaagaagttgattgttgacggacgacggacgacggacgacggacgacagacgacggacgccggacgctgcggtatcccataagctcacctcggtccttcggaccaggtgagctaataaaggGTTATCTCTTTCAAATCCTTGTCCAATTGAAAAtagaatttaaataaaaatcaaaa from the Argopecten irradians isolate NY unplaced genomic scaffold, Ai_NY scaffold_0017, whole genome shotgun sequence genome contains:
- the LOC138311310 gene encoding uncharacterized protein; this encodes MFMHTEILLTIRTHFASIRDMESFTALFIAMELIFHCVSKAFVRGKAVSFRGLSLVSRAATSLAVAVSQRLSLSEAVVVYFTASFDCRGEDSPSLADDEPATPPTPAPVSVRRSGRVRRAPAWHKDYVM